TCGAGCGTTTTTGCGTGGGGCGCCCCGCCGAGGAGATGCCGCGCATCACGAACCGGATCTGTGGGGTCTGCCCGGAGGCGCATCACATGGCGTCGACCAAGGCGTTGGACGCTCTCTTCCACGTGGAACCCTCCTCGGCGGTGAAGAAGCTGCGAGAGATGTTCTATTCGGCCTTCTACGTGACCGATCACACGACGCATTTCTACGCGTTGGGTGGCCCGGACTTCGTGTTGGGGCCGGATGCTCCGGCGGCGGAGCGGAACATCCTGGGCGTGATCCACAAGGTGGGCGTGGAGATCGGCAAACAGGTGATCGACTGTCGCCAGCGGAATCATCACGTCATCGAGATGCTGGGAGGGCGAGGCGTGCATCCTGTGGCCGGGATGCCCGGGGGATGGAGCCGGGCCATCACCGAGGAGGAGCGGCAGGAGATCGAGGAGATCGCCAAGGCCAATGTGGACTTCGCCCTGTTCAGCCTGAAGCTGTTCGAGGACATCGTGCTGGGGAACCAGGAATACGTGGATATGATCCTGTCGGATGCCTATACCCATCGCACGTACTACATGGGGACGGTAGACGAGCATAACCACGTGAACTTCTACGATGGGATGATCCGGGTGGTGGATCCGGACGGCAAGGAGTTCGTGAAGTACCACCCCAAGGACTACACCCAGCACGTGGCGGAGCACGTGGAACCCTGGACGTACCTGAAGTTCCCCTACCTGAAGGCGGTGGGGTGGAAGGGGTTCGTGGACGGCAAGGACAGCGGCGTCTACTGTGCGACGCCCTTGTCCCGGCTGAATGCAGCGGACGGCATGGCGACCCCCCGGGCGCGGGAAGCCTATGAGAAGATGTACGAGACGCTGGGGAGCAAGAAGGTCAACGGCCGATATCAGCCCGTTCACTATCGCCTGGCGACCCATTGGGCCCGCCTGATCGAGCTCCTCTACGCGGCGGAGCGTATGCTGGAGCTGATTCAGGACCCGGAGATCACGGATCCCAACGTGCGGGTGGAGGTGACCAGCACCCCGGACGAGGGCGTGGGGTGTGTGGAGGCGCCCCGAGGCACGCTGACCCATCACTACTGGACGGATGAGAACGGCATCCTCACCCGGGTGAACCTGATCGTGGGGACGACCAACAACTACGCTCCCATCGCCATGTCGGTGAAGAAGGCGGCCCAGTCCCTGATCAAGAAGGGGACCGTGATCACGGATGGGTTGTTGAATCGGATCGAGATGGCATTCCGGGCCTACGATCCGTGTATGGCCTGTGCCACGCACTCGCTGCCGGGGCAGATGCCCCTGGAGGTCACCATCTATGATGCGCAGGGGCGTGTGGTGGAGCGGTTGAGCCAATACGTGGAGCGGGTCTGAGCGGCGTGCCCGATGGGCGTGAGCATGGAGATGAAGAGGACGCTGATTCTCGGAGTGGGTAACCCCATCCTGACGG
The genomic region above belongs to Chloroflexota bacterium and contains:
- a CDS encoding Ni/Fe hydrogenase subunit alpha; translation: MKRITIDPITRLEGHGKIEIFLNDEGDVANAYFMIPELRGFERFCVGRPAEEMPRITNRICGVCPEAHHMASTKALDALFHVEPSSAVKKLREMFYSAFYVTDHTTHFYALGGPDFVLGPDAPAAERNILGVIHKVGVEIGKQVIDCRQRNHHVIEMLGGRGVHPVAGMPGGWSRAITEEERQEIEEIAKANVDFALFSLKLFEDIVLGNQEYVDMILSDAYTHRTYYMGTVDEHNHVNFYDGMIRVVDPDGKEFVKYHPKDYTQHVAEHVEPWTYLKFPYLKAVGWKGFVDGKDSGVYCATPLSRLNAADGMATPRAREAYEKMYETLGSKKVNGRYQPVHYRLATHWARLIELLYAAERMLELIQDPEITDPNVRVEVTSTPDEGVGCVEAPRGTLTHHYWTDENGILTRVNLIVGTTNNYAPIAMSVKKAAQSLIKKGTVITDGLLNRIEMAFRAYDPCMACATHSLPGQMPLEVTIYDAQGRVVERLSQYVERV